Proteins from a genomic interval of Cuculus canorus isolate bCucCan1 chromosome 19, bCucCan1.pri, whole genome shotgun sequence:
- the CNTRL gene encoding centriolin isoform X4, with translation MSSRPRPGRWALGTGGGKDNGKAAHMKAQKASREQQFDVMNKHCKQLESRLDEMLSRIAKETEEIRDLEQQLTDGQIATNEALKRDLESIITGLQEYLGSVKCQAKRANDECKELQKDKESLLQRLTDLEEERNKLEIVAMDAENMRKEITVLEDALQEQREINESLRDAQGDISAYEAELEAQLRDRDAEANRQKEELERLKQLSQIELSALQAELEKERQALENALTKAQLADEKERQNNKLLSQFKQLQGDNNHLKQQLKDLQNQLNHVVGNLIHPEEVLARINEVKEKLQSGVGEIKYQNSADVLGKSFANLQKEFNDILAEARRGKEKARARERQLKEEMASWQERLGEAQEKYRQVKAENRQNKNKVHQLENEIQHLREKIKSMEEIQGLADQQLQEADEEKETILAQLEELEKRKKVEEARAQIQFVSLDKELKELKRAIVTSDKLAATELSIAKNQLKALHGTVLRINQERAEEIEEAEEFCAEAARAARDLARAEAEIELLQQLLKEKEEQLRHEMEKAGEKTVASSSQKLEIDKLNEAMEQQKAEIDRLRCFLGNIGTGNKDEIDNLQDEIAALKNVLSEQNDYITSIADPLKRRGYWCYMPSPQASTPASHSTKDSGVCLVCSGASAPQRGCDQDRQCRKEGLPGQGGCWVYSPVRSRLYKTNSGTDRRVKENSERNEETGVPQPPAFVPPPGTVIYTVLPDGAPVPQGTAVYGPPPATPSGGCVAPGSVIYGPPPVGAQVVCGPLPPSFTVPLVPVGVLHCNVPEHHDLESEVSRLEDTVYYLKSRKYKDKWSEAAEHKCRKEVQKLNQNIEELLQEREELEHEVAELRRAAQKHDKRKAFIEGYTDNLIAELQLEKSLKHHEDIADEIECIEKTLLKRRAELREADRLLSEAAVELESTRGKTKDTIQKYNHAKQHLSRTETEAKELERRAQEMAVEIVKADQQFRLLQADTRDLEQRKREQEGNLREINKMVAAKDSEFQSLNLKIETLTESLQKLQGDVKIAAGNEEHHLQIIREAETLLQGKKTELERLKDQVTAQQQELLFLEQQLNQRKEELHVVQDCISQKKGDLKEALRDGEAEVNEKLRQIREIKVLLEELDAERKELDVQITEKRAQLSFIKKDIGEEEVNLQGILGQITRHKIELKHVLEMLELENNELQGLKLQHDQKVNELEKTQAAILEEKLKLENIQRLFQSQQGEVDRQERLLEKDHQENEHLASQMRTLQNNIEALNKEKEKLEEDCQSLEKKLSQTRRDLTATEESSRAVLSNVEKMGLDVKSLQQEVDLLNKQKKLLNGDIAVVQKHLQEKKEELEALKGELNGSRQQLQLVEQDLENNTRHQEELLREQAALKEEILQYLKKCKDCQERQKKRENQLQQLQKEIQEKEGELAKQEAILHHLKQNVKHEGRKLEECTAKVKDQKNLLEKEVMDQQKKLEQATAKVKLAEENLRKLEKEESQRAALEETVRKSKCQLSEKELQLQQKTREIQALQKELEVSKSELNHLQDQMASERKKAQKQILSLKGAMKMQRVRLERKLHEQKHENNCVQSDTAAAEQVEHSNHDRARHLRKDLGQSQQDYVDPQTQVKTQDDLEKRQREIEDAATLLKLEVENEIRTEFKSSSLSCLEPLGDLEASVEAQGSLQCGSDTLEQTRPFAAEDKRLLSLEEKLNFSKVFLLKDEQWRGEALREKLQQYEDRLKVQLRHCLSKQVEVLIRGKRQTEGTLHSLQRQVDALDDLVSSTSSESQFLSSSCSLPSLHEALHLTKPQAALVHFPHVPACGEHLGEGRR, from the exons ATGAGTTCAAGACCGCGGCCGGGGCGCTGGGCGCTTGGCACCGGAGGAGGAAAGGACAATGGCAAAGCT GCGCACATGAAAGCtcaaaaagcaagcagagaacAGCAGTTCGATGTAATGAACAAACATTGCAAACAGCTTGAGAGTCGCCTGGATGAAATGCTCTCTAGGATTGCCAAGGAAACTGAGGAAATCAGGGACTTGGAGCAACAGCTCACGGATG gTCAAATAGCAACAAATGAAGCACTGAAAAGGGATTTAGAAAGCATTATCACTGGATTACAGGAATATCTGGGAAGTGTGAAGTGTCAGGCAAAACGGGCCAATGATGAATGTAAGGAGTTGCAGAAGGATAAAGAATCTTTGCTACAAAGACTGACAGATCtagaggaggaaagaaacaagcTGGAAATAGTTGCCATGGATgcagaaaatatgagaaaa GAAATTACAGTGCTAGAAGATGCGCTCCAAGAGCAGCGAGAAATAAATGAATCACTTAGAGATGCACAAGGGGACATCAGCGCCTACGAGGCTGAACTGGAAGCTCAGCTGAGGGACAGAGACGCTGAAGCCAATCGGCAAAAAGAAGAACTGGAAAGGCTGAAACAACTCAGCCAG ATTGAACTGTCAGCCCTGCAAGCTGAACTTGAAAAAGAGAGGCAAGCATTAGAGAATGCTCTGACCAAAGCCCAACTAGCAGATGAGAAGGAACGACAAAATAATAAGCTACTTTCTCAGTTCAAACAACTGCAG GGAGACAATAATCACTTGAAACAACAGCTTAAAGACCTTCAAAATCAGCTAAACCATGTGGTTGGTAACTtaattcatcctgaggaagtCTTAGCTCGTATAAATGAAGTCAAGGAAAAGCTTCAGTCAGGAGTTGGAGAGATTAA ataTCAGAATTCAGCTGATGTTTTAGGGAAAAGCTTTGCAAATCTGCAGAAAGAATTTAATGACATCCTTGCTGAAGCTcggagaggaaaagagaaagcgCGGGCTAGAGAGAGACAATTGAAGGAAGAAATGGCATCCTGGCAGGAAAGGCTGGGAGAAGCACAGGAGAAATACAGACAG GTTAAAGCTGAAAACAGGCAGAATAAGAACAAGGTCCATCAGTTAGAGAATGAAATCCAACACTTAcgtgaaaaaataaagagcatgGAAGAAATTCAGGGCCTTGCTGATCAACAGCTCCAAGAGGCGGATGAAGAGAAAGAGACCATTCTTGCCCAACTGGAAGAGTTGGAGAAAAGG aaaaaagtAGAAGAAGCCAGGGCACAAATACAATTTGTCAGTCTAGATAAAGAACTGAAGGAATTAAAGAGAGCAATCGTCACTTCAGATAAACTGGCAGCCACGGAGCTCTCCATTGCTAAAAATCAGCTGAAGGCTCTTCATGGGACTGTTCTCAGAATTAATCAGGAGCGAGCTGAG GAGATTGAGGAAGCTGAAGAATTCTGTGCTGAGGCAGCTCGTGCAGCTCGGGATCTTGccagagcagaagcagaaatagaaTTGTTACAACAGCTCctcaaggagaaggaagaacaa CTTCGTCATGAAATGGAGAAAGCTGGTGAGAAGACTGTGGCATCAAGCTCTCAGAAGCTTGAAATTGATAAATTAAATGAAGCTATGgagcaacaaaaagcagaaattgaCCGTTTAAGATGTTTTTTGGGTAACATTGGGACAG GTAACAAAGATGAAATTGATAACTTACAAGATGAAATTGCAGCACTCAAAAATGTCCTTTCAGAGCAGAATGATTACATCACCAGTATAGCGGATCCATTGAAAAGAAGGGGATACTGGTGTTACATGCCATCACCACAG gctTCAACTCCTGCTTCGCACAGCACAAAAGATTCTGGAGTTTGTTTAGTGTGTTCTGGCGCATCCGCACCGCAGAGAGGGTGCGATCAGGACAGGCAGTGCAGGAAGGAAGGCTTGCCGGGTCAAGGAGGATGTTGGGTTTACTCACCAGTCAGGAGTAGGTTGTACAAAACAAATTCTGGTACAG acagaagagtgaaagaaaacagtgaaagaaatgaagaaactgGTGTTCCCCAACCCCCTGCCTTTGTACCACCCCCTGGTACAGTCATTTACACAGTCCTTCCAGATGGTGCTCCTGTACCTCAGGGAACTGCGGTTTATGGCCCCCCTCCTGCCACACCAAGTGGAGGTTGCGTTGCTCCTGGATCTGTTATCTATGGCCCCCCTCCTGTGGGAGCCCAGGTCGTTTGCGGCCCTCTACCTCCAAGCTTCACTGTCCCACTCGTTCCTGTTGGAGTGCTTCACTGCAACGTGCCTGAACATCATGATTTG GAGAGTGAAGTCTCAAGGCTAGAAGACACTGTGTATTACTTGAAGTCTCGGAAATACAAAGATAAATGGTCAGAGGCAGCTGAgcacaaatgcagaaaagaggTGCAAAAACTGAATCAAAACATTGAAGAACttctgcaggaaagagaagagttaGAACATGAAGTAGCAGAGCTACGAAGAGCAGCTCAAAAACATGACAAACGCAA GGCCTTTATTGAAGGGTATACTGACAACCTTATTGCAGAATTGCAGTTAGAAAAGTCTCTTAAACATCATGAAGATATTGCAGACGAAATCGAGTGTATTGAGAAGACTCTTCTGAAACGACGAGCGGAGCTTAGAGAGGCAGACAGACTGCTTTCAGAAGCTGCAGTGGAACTTGAGAGCACACGGGGTAAA ACTAAAGACACGATTCAAAAATACAATCATGCGAAACAACATTTGTCCCGTACTGAAACTGAGGCAAAGGAGCTAGAGCGAAGAGCTCAGGAAATGGCTGTTGAAATTGTGAAAGCAGATCAGCAATTCAG GTTATTACAGGCAGATACAAGGGATTTAGAGCAGCGCAAGAGGGAACAAGAAGGTAATTTGAGGGAAATCAACAAAATGGTGGCTGCAAAAGACTCTGAGTTCCAGTCATTAAACCTGAAGATAGAAACGCTAACAGAAAG CCTTCAGAAGCTTCAAGGAGATGTTAAAATTGCAGCAGGTAATGAAGAACATCACCTCCAAATCATTAGAGAAGCTGAAACCCTTCTTCaaggcaagaaaacagaactggaaagaTTAAAAGATCAG GTTACCGCTCAGCAACAAGAGCTCTTGTTTCTGGAGCAACAgttaaatcaaagaaaagaagagctcCATGTCGTTCAAGACTGTATTTCTCAAAAGAAAGGTGACCTCAAAGAAGCTCTTCGAGATGGAGAGGCCGAAGTGAATGAAAAACTGCGCCAAATAAGA gaaataaaagtaCTTCTGGAAGAGCTGGATGCTGAGAGGAAAGAACTAGATGTCCAGATTACTGAGAAGAGAGCACAACTTTCCTTCATAAAGAAGGATATTGGAGAAGAGGAAGTAAATCTTCAAGGAATACTCGGGCAAATCACCAGGCACAAGATCG AACTGAAACATGTTCTGGAAATGCTGGAGCTTGAAAATAACGAACTGCAAGGTTTGAAACTACAACATGACCAAAAGGTCAATGAACTTGAAAAGACTCAGGCTGCAATTCTAGAA GAGAAGTTAAAACTGGAGAATATTCAGAGATTATTTCAGAGTCAGCAAGGGGAAGTGGATCGGCAGGAACGACTGCTTGAGAAAGACCATCAGGAAAACGAACATCTGGCTTCTCAAATGCGCACTCTGCAAAATAATATTGAGGCcttgaacaaagaaaaggaaaagcttgagGAAGACTGTCAGAGTTTGGAAAAGAAGTTGTCACAAACCAGAAG GGACTTGACTGCCACCgaagagagcagcagagctgtgttgTCCAATGTAGAAAAAATGGGGTTGGATGTTAAAAGCCTGCAGCAAGAGGTCGATCtactgaacaaacaaaaaaaattgctgaatgGAGACATTGCTGTTGTACAGAAGCATCTTCAAG aaaaaaaggaagaactaGAAGCACTGAAAGGAGAATTGAATGGTTCcaggcagcagcttcagctGGTAGAACAG GATTTGGAAAATAACACCAGGCATCAGGAGGAGTTGCTTAGAGAGCAGGCGGCCCTGAAAGAAGAGATCCTGCAGTACCTGAAGAAGTGTAAGGATTGccaagagaggcagaaaaagagggagaaccaattgcagcagctccagaagGAGAttcaagagaaagaaggagaactCGCCAAACAAGAAGCG ATTCTTCATCACCTCAAGCAGAATGTAAagcatgaaggaagaaaactggaagaatGTACTGCTAAAGTGAAAgatcagaaaaatctgttggAAAAGGAAGTAATGGATCAACAAAAGAAATTGGAGCAGGCAACGGCAAAAGTAAAGCTAGCAGAAGAAAACCTCAGGAAGCTGGAAAAAGAGGAGTCCCAACGTGCAGCACTTGAAGAAACTGTCAGGAAAAGCA AATGCCAGCtctcagaaaaagaattacagTTACAGCAAAAAACCAGAGAGATACAGGCTCTTCAAAAGGAACTGGAAGTCTCCAAGTCTGAGCTGAACCACCTCCAAGATCAGATGGCatcagagaggaagaaagcacaaaaacaGATCTTGAGTCTGAAAGGAGCAATGAAAATGCAAAGGGTGCggctggaaagaaaactgcac gaacaaaagcatgaaaataactGCGTGCAGAGTGATACCGCAGCTGCTGAACAAGTAGAACACAGTAACCACGACCGAGCCAGGCACCTTAGAAAGGACCTTGGCCAGAGCCAGCAGGACTACGTGGATCCCCAAACTCAG GTTAAAACTCAAGATGACctggaaaaaagacaaagggaAATTGAGGATGCAGCAACATTGCTTAAACTGGAGgttgaaaatgaaattaggACGGAGTTCAAATCTTCAAGCCTGTCTTGTCTGGAACCACTGGGAGATTTGGAAGCATCTGTTGAAGCACAGGGCAGTCTGCAGTGTGGATCTGATACATTGGAGCAGACCAGGCCGTTTGCCGCTGAGGACAAAAGACTCCTCTCGCTGGAAGAGAAGCTGAATTTTTCTAAAGTCTTCTTACTG aaggatGAACAGTGGCGAGGAGAGGCTCTCCGGGAAAAACTGCAGCAGTATGAGGATCGGCTGAAG GTGCAGCTGCGGCACTGCCTGTCCAAGCAAGTGGAAGTGTTGATCCGAGGGAAGCGGCAGACGGAAGGCACCCTGCACAGCCTGCAGAGGCAGGTGGACGCCCTGGATGACCTGGTCAGCAGCACATCTTCAGAGTCGCAGtttctctcctccagctgcagtcTGCCCTCCCTGCACGAAGCTCTGCACTTAACCAAGCCACAG GCTGCTCTGGTGCACTTTCCCCATGTTCCTGCGTGCGGGGAGCATCTCGGTGAGGGCCGGAGGTGA